The following are encoded in a window of Caldicellulosiruptor danielii genomic DNA:
- the sigE gene encoding RNA polymerase sporulation sigma factor SigE: MKLESKMLQYVLKALEKLGLNLSQNQVMEIFYVGGCDTLPPPLTPDEEAQILYRIHYQGEEGLKKLLVERNLRLVVYIARRFENAKVNLEDLVSIGTIGLIKAINTYNPNKNIKLATYASKCIENEILMFLRRNSNKKLELSIDEPLNVDWDGNELLLSDVLGTDTEEIYNRIESNVEKEALLQAIQKLPSREKKIVELRFGFGDEGEKTQKEVADMLGISQSYISRLEKKIITRLKKELAKII; the protein is encoded by the coding sequence ATGAAACTTGAATCTAAGATGCTGCAGTATGTATTGAAAGCCTTGGAAAAACTTGGTCTAAATCTTTCACAGAACCAGGTAATGGAAATTTTCTATGTTGGTGGGTGTGACACACTTCCGCCACCACTTACGCCTGATGAAGAAGCCCAGATTTTATACAGGATTCATTACCAAGGAGAAGAAGGATTAAAAAAGCTTTTGGTAGAAAGAAATTTGAGGTTGGTTGTCTACATTGCAAGAAGATTTGAAAATGCAAAGGTTAATCTTGAAGACCTTGTTTCAATAGGCACAATAGGTTTGATTAAAGCGATAAATACATACAATCCAAATAAGAATATAAAACTTGCTACTTACGCCTCTAAATGTATAGAAAATGAGATTTTGATGTTTTTAAGGCGAAATTCAAATAAAAAGCTTGAACTATCGATAGACGAGCCGCTAAATGTTGACTGGGACGGCAATGAGCTTTTACTCTCTGATGTTCTGGGGACTGATACAGAGGAAATCTACAATAGAATTGAGAGTAATGTAGAAAAAGAAGCGCTTTTGCAGGCAATTCAAAAGCTTCCGTCAAGGGAAAAAAAGATTGTTGAACTGAGGTTTGGATTTGGAGATGAAGGAGAGAAGACTCAAAAAGAGGTTGCAGATATGCTTGGGATATCCCAAAGCTACATTTCTCGGTTAGAGAAAAAGATAATTACAAGATTAAAAAAAGAGCTGGCAAAGATTATATAA
- the sigG gene encoding RNA polymerase sporulation sigma factor SigG produces the protein MNKVEICGVNTSTLPVLSHEEKFELLKRMKEGDKEARRIFIEGNLRLVLSVVQKFANRGENLDDLFQVGCIGLIKAIDNFDLSQNVKFSTYAVPMIIGEIRRYLRDNNSMRISRSLKDTAYKALKIKEKYINKNHREPTLEEIAKELSITKEELVFALDSIQEPISLYEPVFQDSSDTMYVVEKLCDQKSCENVWLEEISLKDALNKLTKREKVILYLRYYKGKTQMEVARIVGISQAQVSRIEKSAIGHIKKYI, from the coding sequence TTGAACAAGGTAGAAATTTGTGGTGTGAACACATCAACACTCCCCGTTTTGAGCCATGAAGAAAAATTTGAGCTTTTGAAGAGGATGAAAGAAGGAGACAAAGAAGCACGAAGAATTTTTATTGAGGGGAATTTAAGGCTTGTTTTGAGTGTTGTCCAAAAGTTTGCAAACAGGGGCGAGAACTTAGATGATTTGTTTCAGGTAGGTTGTATTGGTCTTATAAAAGCAATTGATAATTTTGATCTTTCACAAAATGTCAAGTTCTCCACATATGCAGTGCCGATGATAATCGGGGAGATAAGAAGGTATTTGAGAGATAACAACTCTATGAGAATTTCAAGGTCGTTGAAAGACACAGCCTATAAAGCTTTGAAAATAAAAGAAAAGTATATAAATAAAAATCACAGAGAACCAACATTGGAAGAAATAGCAAAAGAACTTTCAATCACCAAAGAAGAGCTTGTTTTTGCGCTTGATTCCATTCAGGAGCCGATATCTTTGTATGAACCTGTATTTCAAGATAGCAGTGACACAATGTATGTTGTGGAAAAACTGTGCGACCAGAAATCATGCGAAAATGTTTGGCTTGAAGAGATATCATTGAAGGATGCTCTCAACAAACTGACAAAGCGTGAAAAAGTAATTCTGTATTTGCGTTATTACAAAGGAAAAACTCAGATGGAGGTAGCAAGAATTGTAGGAATTTCTCAGGCACAGGTGTCAAGAATTGAAAAAAGTGCAATAGGACATATCAAGAAGTATATCTAA
- a CDS encoding AMP-binding protein — protein sequence MAFIEMTIPDYFDMIAVKYADNPAVIYHHEKIYLTYSQLKKMVDDAAKGFMAIGIQKGEHVAVWATNRLEYLISIFALAKIGAVLVTVNTNYKIYELEYLLRQSDSSTLIFTEGFKDSNYLEIVKKLNPQLQACKKGELENPNLPCLKRLIFVGQGSYDGIYNWYEVIELGKEISDEKLINRQRSLEPDEVINMQYTSGTTGFPKGVMLTHRNILNNANAIADCMKLTHKDKLCIPVPFFHCFGLVLGISACVTKGATMVPLDHFNPLKVMETVHFERCTGLHGVPTMFIAILQHPDFDKFDFSSLRTGIMAGAPCPIKVMREVVEKMHMKEITIAYGQTEASPVITQTRVDDPLEFRVSTVGKPLEGVEVKIVDIHTKKEVPNGVIGEICARGYNVMKGYYKMPEATKQAIDKDGWLHTGDLGYIDQNGYLRITGRLKDMIIRGGENIYPREIEEFLYTHPAVKDVQVVGVPDKVYGEEIAAFIILKDGCKVAEQEIKEFVKANLARHKTPKYVVFVDGFPTTANGKVQKYKLREMAIEKFGLHDAANIETA from the coding sequence ATGGCCTTTATTGAAATGACCATTCCAGACTATTTTGATATGATTGCTGTAAAGTATGCTGACAATCCTGCTGTCATTTATCATCATGAAAAGATTTACCTTACATATTCCCAGTTAAAAAAAATGGTGGATGATGCAGCAAAAGGCTTTATGGCGATTGGAATTCAAAAAGGAGAACATGTGGCTGTATGGGCAACAAATAGGCTTGAGTATCTTATTTCTATTTTTGCCTTAGCCAAGATTGGAGCAGTACTTGTTACTGTAAATACCAACTACAAGATATATGAGCTTGAGTATCTTCTCAGACAATCTGACAGTTCCACTTTAATATTCACAGAAGGATTTAAAGACTCGAACTATCTTGAGATTGTCAAAAAACTAAATCCCCAGCTTCAGGCGTGCAAAAAAGGAGAGCTTGAAAATCCAAATCTACCGTGTCTTAAAAGACTCATTTTTGTCGGACAAGGCTCTTATGATGGAATATACAACTGGTACGAGGTAATTGAACTTGGCAAAGAGATTTCTGATGAGAAGCTTATTAACAGGCAAAGAAGCCTTGAGCCAGATGAGGTAATAAATATGCAGTACACCTCTGGTACCACTGGATTTCCGAAAGGTGTTATGCTTACACACAGAAATATCCTCAACAACGCAAACGCAATTGCAGATTGCATGAAACTTACACATAAGGACAAGCTGTGCATTCCTGTACCGTTTTTTCACTGTTTTGGACTTGTATTGGGCATAAGCGCATGTGTGACAAAAGGTGCCACCATGGTACCGCTTGACCATTTTAATCCTCTTAAAGTTATGGAGACAGTCCACTTTGAAAGATGCACTGGTTTGCATGGTGTGCCTACAATGTTTATTGCAATCTTGCAGCACCCGGACTTTGATAAATTCGACTTTTCTTCTCTGAGAACTGGGATAATGGCAGGAGCCCCTTGTCCTATCAAGGTGATGAGAGAGGTTGTTGAAAAGATGCACATGAAAGAGATTACAATAGCATATGGTCAAACAGAGGCATCACCTGTAATAACTCAGACAAGGGTTGATGACCCTCTTGAATTCAGGGTGTCCACAGTTGGAAAGCCGCTTGAAGGTGTAGAGGTCAAAATTGTGGATATACACACAAAAAAAGAAGTTCCAAACGGTGTTATTGGCGAGATTTGTGCAAGAGGGTACAACGTTATGAAAGGATATTACAAAATGCCAGAAGCAACAAAACAGGCTATTGACAAAGATGGCTGGCTTCACACAGGTGATTTAGGATACATTGACCAAAACGGATATTTAAGAATTACTGGCAGACTAAAAGACATGATAATAAGAGGTGGAGAAAACATCTATCCACGTGAAATAGAAGAGTTTTTATATACACATCCGGCAGTAAAAGATGTTCAGGTTGTGGGTGTACCAGACAAGGTCTATGGTGAGGAGATTGCTGCGTTTATAATCCTTAAAGATGGGTGTAAAGTAGCCGAACAGGAAATAAAGGAGTTTGTAAAAGCAAATCTTGCACGGCACAAGACACCAAAGTATGTTGTATTTGTTGATGGCTTTCCCACAACTGCAAATGGTAAGGTCCAAAAATATAAACTGAGAGAGATGGCAATAGAAAAGTTTGGTCTTCACGATGCGGCAAATATTGAAACAGCATAG
- the lysA gene encoding diaminopimelate decarboxylase: MQLRYNLEISPKGNLSWEGIDLLDLIEMYGTPLYVMNETMIRENINRFKASMHKYFGENGLIIYASKAFCTKAMCRIAKEEGIGLDVVSGGELYTALSVNFDPDKIFFHGNNKTYDELEMAVERGVKIVLDNFDELEMLTLICKTKNKKADVLIRIKPGIEAHTHEFIRTGQIDSKFGVALENGEAFSMVQKVLQRQELSLVGLHCHIGSQIFETAPFKLAARVMLEFMLKIKNELGWQVDILDLGGGFGIKYTAHDEPPRIEKFIEAIAEEVEEFCSLKRLKKPFIVLEPGRSIVGEAGITLYTIGSVKEIPNVRNYASVDGGMTDNPRYALYQAKYDAYVVENPLGERTKVYTIAGKCCESGDILIKDIKLPELKTGQHLAILATGAYNYSMSSNYNRFPRPAVVLLKNGQSRVIVKRETYEDLVRNDLEI; encoded by the coding sequence ATGCAGCTAAGATACAATCTTGAAATTTCACCAAAAGGTAATCTTTCATGGGAAGGAATTGACCTTCTTGATTTGATAGAGATGTATGGAACTCCTCTTTATGTTATGAATGAGACAATGATAAGAGAGAATATCAATAGATTTAAGGCTTCTATGCATAAATATTTTGGAGAAAATGGTCTTATAATCTATGCATCAAAAGCTTTTTGCACAAAAGCTATGTGTAGAATAGCAAAAGAAGAGGGAATAGGTCTTGATGTTGTATCAGGTGGGGAACTTTACACAGCACTTTCTGTAAATTTTGACCCAGATAAGATATTCTTCCATGGGAACAACAAAACATATGATGAGCTTGAGATGGCAGTTGAAAGAGGAGTAAAGATTGTACTTGATAATTTTGATGAGCTTGAAATGCTAACTCTGATATGTAAAACAAAGAACAAAAAAGCAGATGTCTTGATTCGAATAAAACCCGGAATTGAAGCTCATACACATGAGTTTATCAGGACAGGGCAGATAGACTCAAAATTTGGGGTTGCACTTGAAAATGGTGAAGCATTCTCTATGGTTCAAAAAGTACTGCAAAGACAAGAGCTGAGCTTAGTGGGGCTTCACTGCCATATAGGTTCGCAGATTTTCGAAACAGCTCCATTTAAGCTTGCTGCAAGGGTTATGCTTGAGTTTATGCTCAAGATTAAAAATGAACTTGGCTGGCAGGTAGATATATTAGATTTAGGTGGGGGATTTGGGATAAAGTACACTGCTCATGATGAACCGCCAAGAATTGAGAAGTTTATAGAGGCAATTGCTGAAGAGGTAGAGGAATTTTGCAGCTTAAAAAGACTAAAAAAACCATTCATTGTTTTGGAGCCTGGACGATCAATTGTCGGTGAGGCTGGAATTACACTTTACACAATAGGCAGTGTCAAGGAAATACCAAATGTTAGAAACTATGCATCTGTTGATGGCGGTATGACAGACAACCCGCGTTATGCACTATATCAGGCAAAATATGATGCATATGTTGTGGAAAATCCTCTGGGGGAACGAACAAAAGTTTATACAATTGCAGGAAAATGCTGTGAGTCTGGTGATATACTCATAAAAGACATAAAGCTTCCAGAGCTTAAGACTGGTCAGCATCTTGCCATTTTGGCAACAGGAGCATATAATTATTCTATGTCAAGTAACTACAATAGGTTCCCAAGACCTGCAGTTGTACTCTTGAAAAATGGTCAATCAAGAGTTATTGTAAAACGTGAAACATATGAAGACCTTGTGAGAAATGATTTAGAGATTTAA
- a CDS encoding site-2 protease family protein gives MMAVPNIITMLLRIPGLLFAISVHESAHGLVAYLQGDDLPKRQGRITLNPLVHIDLFGAIAMILFQFGWAKPVVTDPTKYKNPKVGMGLTALAGPVANILSAIVFAIVLKYIDKYSLIINRYLQIMIQEAFLINVYLAIFNLLPIPPLDGSKILFIFAPNRYVEFYYRFEMIGQIVLIACIFFAPYLLSYILQPIAYFVINFINIIITLFP, from the coding sequence ATGATGGCTGTGCCAAATATTATCACAATGCTTTTGAGGATTCCAGGGCTGCTTTTTGCAATATCTGTGCATGAGTCAGCCCATGGACTTGTTGCATACTTGCAGGGAGATGACCTGCCAAAAAGACAAGGGAGAATAACCTTAAACCCTCTTGTGCACATAGATTTGTTTGGTGCGATAGCGATGATTCTTTTTCAATTTGGGTGGGCAAAACCTGTTGTGACTGACCCAACAAAATACAAAAACCCAAAAGTAGGTATGGGACTTACAGCTTTAGCAGGACCTGTCGCAAATATTCTTTCTGCAATTGTCTTTGCAATTGTACTTAAATATATTGACAAGTACAGTTTGATAATAAATAGATATCTCCAAATTATGATTCAAGAAGCTTTTTTGATTAATGTGTATCTTGCAATATTTAATTTGTTGCCAATACCACCCTTAGATGGTTCAAAGATTTTATTTATATTTGCACCAAACAGATATGTGGAATTTTACTATAGATTTGAAATGATAGGACAAATAGTATTGATTGCCTGCATATTTTTTGCACCTTATTTGCTTTCATATATTTTACAACCAATAGCATATTTTGTTATCAATTTCATTAATATTATTATTACGTTATTTCCCTAA
- a CDS encoding segregation and condensation protein A has translation MNFEVKLPNFEGPLDLLLYLIKKEKISIYDIPIFEITNQYLAYLNHLDTINVDSVSEFMVMAATLLEIKSRMLLPKTQEDQDPRQELVERLREYQKYKQIAIYLKENFPYRECYRKTNQDYLLLKGNKNELVTQLDIRKLCRAYLAAFEKNEDFSKESVQKLQEITKRQPISILKVVKQVFEYIKQKGVLYFSNLIKGISREEIIYRFLAILELCKLGHIFAHQEKVFDDIKILKR, from the coding sequence ATGAACTTTGAGGTTAAACTTCCCAACTTTGAAGGTCCTCTTGACCTGTTGCTTTACCTTATAAAAAAAGAAAAGATAAGCATTTATGATATTCCTATATTCGAGATTACAAACCAATATTTGGCATACTTGAACCATTTAGATACAATCAATGTAGATTCTGTTTCTGAGTTCATGGTAATGGCTGCAACACTTTTAGAAATAAAATCAAGAATGCTTTTGCCCAAAACCCAGGAAGACCAAGACCCGCGCCAAGAACTTGTGGAAAGGTTGAGAGAATATCAAAAATACAAGCAAATAGCCATTTACTTAAAAGAAAATTTTCCTTACAGGGAATGCTATAGAAAGACAAATCAGGATTATCTGCTTTTAAAAGGGAATAAAAATGAGCTTGTAACCCAGCTTGATATTAGAAAGCTTTGTAGAGCATATTTGGCTGCTTTTGAGAAAAATGAGGATTTTTCAAAAGAGAGTGTTCAAAAGCTTCAGGAGATTACTAAAAGGCAGCCCATATCTATTTTGAAGGTTGTAAAACAGGTATTTGAATATATTAAACAAAAAGGGGTTTTGTATTTTAGTAACCTCATTAAAGGAATTTCAAGGGAAGAGATTATCTACAGATTTTTGGCTATTTTGGAACTTTGCAAGCTTGGTCATATCTTTGCTCATCAGGAAAAAGTGTTTGACGATATAAAGATTTTAAAGAGGTAA
- the scpB gene encoding SMC-Scp complex subunit ScpB has translation MTMAKKIKSVVESILFLAAEPLDVQKLAKILGVEYQEVKDCVEQLKQEYLQQNRGFLITEQENGYVLVTNPENSEYIREYFDLEQKYVSLSQAAYEVLSIVALKGPITRQEIEKIRGVSSENVIKSLIEKGLIREAGRLDTIGKPAVYEVTSLFYTSLGIKDIHELKEKILKIQQEDTSI, from the coding sequence ATGACAATGGCAAAAAAGATAAAATCAGTTGTAGAAAGTATACTCTTTTTGGCTGCAGAACCCCTGGATGTTCAAAAACTTGCAAAGATTTTAGGGGTAGAATATCAAGAGGTCAAAGACTGTGTCGAGCAGCTAAAACAGGAATATCTGCAGCAAAATAGAGGGTTTCTGATAACCGAACAGGAAAATGGATATGTACTGGTTACCAATCCAGAAAATTCAGAATATATAAGAGAATATTTTGATTTGGAGCAAAAATATGTATCACTTTCTCAAGCGGCATATGAGGTGTTATCCATTGTTGCGTTGAAAGGCCCTATTACAAGACAGGAGATAGAAAAGATAAGAGGGGTCAGCAGCGAGAATGTCATAAAAAGCCTTATAGAAAAAGGGCTCATCAGAGAAGCTGGAAGACTTGACACAATTGGCAAACCTGCTGTGTATGAGGTAACCTCACTTTTTTACACTTCTCTTGGTATTAAAGATATACACGAACTCAAAGAAAAAATTTTAAAAATCCAGCAAGAGGATACATCAATTTGA
- the ytfJ gene encoding GerW family sporulation protein, whose amino-acid sequence MAHPIEILMQTTMENLKQMIDVNTIVGDAVQNSAGAVIIPVSKVSFGFVAGGGDIKQNSAKMNKTDENSPLFAGGTGAGISVMPIAFLVVTQDQIRLLNVLANSSIERIIDIIPNIVEDIKEIIQRR is encoded by the coding sequence TTGGCACATCCAATTGAGATTCTTATGCAGACAACCATGGAAAACCTAAAACAGATGATTGACGTTAACACAATTGTGGGTGATGCTGTTCAAAATTCGGCTGGAGCTGTTATTATTCCAGTCTCAAAAGTTTCATTTGGCTTTGTGGCAGGTGGGGGTGACATAAAACAGAATAGTGCTAAGATGAATAAGACCGACGAAAATTCTCCGCTTTTTGCAGGTGGCACTGGTGCAGGAATTTCAGTGATGCCCATTGCTTTTTTGGTCGTAACACAGGACCAGATAAGACTTTTGAATGTTTTAGCAAACAGCAGTATCGAAAGGATAATTGATATTATTCCGAACATAGTTGAAGATATTAAGGAAATTATTCAGAGAAGATGA
- a CDS encoding M23 family metallopeptidase produces the protein MNKKKMVDKSSKITIIKVILVLLLLLFVLALKFKYIHIKNFSFEKAKLYFQRDEKLYADLVKWVKDFLQPLSFDKPTSMDGRQKNQSSLLYIYPVDGQVQLSEDGGYFIVVKKKTNVLSPCDGKIVEIIKKGETFDVVIQESGKVLYRIENINVLNVQKGEVLKKGEIIGYKLPFDLVEEDFIYFKREEMI, from the coding sequence ATGAATAAAAAGAAAATGGTTGATAAGAGTTCAAAAATAACAATAATAAAAGTAATACTGGTACTCCTGCTTCTACTTTTTGTCCTGGCATTAAAGTTCAAATATATTCACATTAAAAATTTTTCATTTGAAAAAGCCAAGCTTTATTTTCAGCGTGATGAAAAACTTTATGCAGATTTAGTAAAATGGGTAAAAGACTTTTTGCAGCCTTTATCTTTCGATAAACCAACAAGTATGGATGGCAGGCAAAAAAATCAATCTTCATTGTTGTACATATACCCTGTTGATGGGCAGGTCCAGTTGTCTGAAGATGGTGGCTATTTCATTGTAGTTAAAAAGAAAACCAATGTTCTCAGTCCCTGTGATGGTAAAATAGTAGAAATAATTAAGAAAGGTGAAACTTTTGACGTGGTCATACAGGAGAGTGGTAAAGTGCTTTACAGAATTGAAAACATTAATGTTTTAAATGTTCAAAAAGGGGAAGTTTTAAAAAAAGGTGAGATAATAGGTTACAAACTACCATTTGACCTTGTTGAAGAAGATTTTATATATTTTAAGAGAGAAGAAATGATATAA
- a CDS encoding HD domain-containing phosphohydrolase: protein MELKFKILVLTLIIAFLPTTVVAIYVMNNVIPQYEKITYDYFVNKQQQTLERITQKIFDDMKNIAKEYAIWNELYRAVLTNDKETINFYWTNWLYQKPYNFSLIIGFSKEGKIISYHSPFGDIKNSDITKIFKIFKKVISTVYISYDINLIPVERGFLKINDKVFAFVCSPVLDDKDLTKPVAGALFLARDIDEVVSLIQPYMVDRVYFADKTNRVTEEKLLRNYVELFDNDGDKIGALVIDYNEKTLLNIKRHFEKLLIITFLFLMALTLLIAFLGGVYLTRRVIQLEDYAISLFSGINGDVTTPKPNVKKEGRFKNVELILEYFSNEIKSKISILKQQDKLLKELFEKEKRNFEGAIKLLISIIEMKDPYTKGHAERVMKYSKKIGEKLSSKGYKIDLFDLEIAAYLHDIGKIVIPESILNKPGKLTQEEYSIVKRHSLDGYNILSNIEYFDNIKEIVLYHHENIDGSGYPLGIKGDKIPLESKIISVADVFDALTTDRPYRMAFSEEKALEIMKEEVGKKFDPEVFETFLNVLKEEKILNSVEMNIDG, encoded by the coding sequence GTGGAGCTTAAGTTTAAAATACTTGTTCTCACATTGATAATAGCGTTTTTACCGACAACTGTTGTCGCTATATATGTAATGAATAACGTAATTCCTCAGTACGAAAAGATTACCTATGATTATTTTGTGAACAAACAACAGCAAACATTAGAGAGGATAACTCAAAAGATTTTTGATGATATGAAAAACATAGCAAAAGAATATGCTATCTGGAATGAACTTTACAGAGCTGTTTTAACGAATGATAAAGAGACAATTAATTTTTACTGGACAAACTGGCTCTATCAAAAACCTTACAATTTTTCTTTAATAATTGGTTTTTCGAAAGAGGGGAAGATTATTTCGTATCATTCTCCGTTTGGAGATATAAAAAACTCTGACATTACAAAAATATTCAAGATATTCAAAAAAGTAATAAGTACAGTCTACATTTCTTACGATATAAATTTGATACCTGTTGAAAGAGGCTTTCTTAAGATAAATGATAAGGTATTTGCATTTGTATGTTCACCTGTTTTGGACGACAAAGATTTAACAAAACCTGTTGCTGGAGCACTTTTTCTGGCAAGGGATATTGATGAGGTTGTGTCTTTGATACAGCCTTACATGGTAGATAGAGTATATTTTGCTGATAAAACAAATAGGGTTACTGAAGAAAAACTTCTTCGCAATTATGTTGAACTATTTGATAATGATGGCGATAAGATAGGAGCGCTTGTGATTGATTATAACGAAAAAACACTCTTGAATATAAAAAGACATTTTGAAAAACTGCTTATTATTACATTTTTGTTTCTCATGGCTTTGACTTTACTTATTGCATTTTTAGGTGGAGTATATCTTACAAGAAGGGTTATTCAGCTTGAAGATTACGCTATTTCGCTATTTTCAGGTATAAACGGTGATGTAACCACTCCAAAGCCAAACGTAAAAAAAGAAGGAAGGTTTAAGAATGTAGAGCTTATTTTGGAATATTTTTCAAACGAAATAAAAAGCAAGATTTCGATATTGAAGCAACAGGATAAACTCTTGAAAGAGTTATTTGAAAAGGAGAAGAGAAATTTTGAAGGAGCGATAAAACTTTTAATTTCTATTATTGAAATGAAAGACCCCTACACTAAAGGCCACGCAGAAAGGGTTATGAAATACAGTAAGAAAATAGGAGAAAAACTGTCTTCGAAGGGATATAAGATAGACTTGTTTGACCTTGAGATTGCTGCGTATCTACACGATATTGGCAAGATTGTAATTCCGGAAAGCATTTTAAACAAACCTGGCAAGCTTACACAAGAAGAATATTCTATAGTCAAAAGACATTCATTAGATGGTTACAACATTCTTTCAAACATTGAATATTTTGATAATATAAAAGAGATTGTTCTGTATCATCACGAGAACATAGATGGAAGTGGTTATCCACTGGGAATAAAAGGAGACAAAATTCCTCTTGAGTCAAAGATAATCTCTGTTGCAGATGTGTTCGATGCTCTTACAACAGACAGACCTTACCGAATGGCTTTTTCGGAAGAAAAGGCATTAGAGATTATGAAAGAAGAGGTTGGCAAGAAGTTTGATCCGGAAGTTTTTGAGACATTTTTGAATGTGCTAAAAGAGGAAAAAATCTTAAATTCGGTAGAGATGAATATAGATGGATAA
- a CDS encoding RNA-binding domain-containing protein → MFGVEDKTKRIVGIKDENISEEKIQQIISSRCDPPVSIKFEIVEYDGKKLGVLTIYKSSLRPHQMVQNGVFYIRRGSTTDVARREEIASMFEESGSVNFEMSIVRNANLIDLEAELISTFFKKNGISSEWDNLILLESFGIVQRDRENNNLYPTLAGILVFGKYPERFLPSAYLTIEFFDQIHIICGNIYDIIKKTINFFTQKYPQKNLWALFEAIGNALVHRDYYDLTRCTAVKISERSTEITNPGCLLESNMIFSMGREIIPRRRNPWIYQKMIILDDNNLFLKAGKGISRIRRTYQNVKIININSQNTFKVILPPIDKL, encoded by the coding sequence ATCTTTGGGGTGGAAGATAAGACAAAAAGAATTGTTGGAATTAAAGATGAGAACATTTCGGAAGAAAAAATTCAGCAGATTATCTCAAGCAGGTGTGACCCGCCTGTATCAATTAAATTTGAGATTGTAGAGTACGATGGTAAAAAACTTGGTGTGCTCACAATATACAAAAGCAGTCTAAGACCTCATCAGATGGTCCAAAACGGTGTGTTTTATATAAGACGCGGGTCAACAACAGACGTTGCAAGAAGAGAAGAGATAGCTTCCATGTTTGAAGAAAGCGGCAGTGTCAATTTTGAGATGTCCATTGTAAGAAATGCGAATTTAATTGACCTTGAAGCTGAGCTAATCTCTACATTTTTCAAAAAAAATGGTATCTCATCAGAATGGGATAACTTGATTTTACTTGAAAGTTTTGGGATTGTCCAAAGAGACAGAGAAAATAATAATCTTTATCCCACCTTAGCGGGCATTCTTGTGTTCGGAAAGTATCCAGAGAGATTTTTGCCGTCAGCGTATTTGACAATTGAATTTTTTGACCAAATTCATATTATTTGTGGTAACATATATGATATAATCAAAAAGACTATAAATTTTTTTACCCAAAAATATCCTCAAAAAAACCTGTGGGCTTTGTTTGAGGCAATTGGAAATGCACTTGTTCACAGGGATTATTATGACCTTACAAGATGTACTGCAGTCAAAATTTCCGAAAGAAGTACAGAAATTACAAATCCTGGATGTCTTCTTGAGAGCAACATGATATTCAGTATGGGCAGGGAAATTATACCAAGACGTCGAAATCCGTGGATCTATCAAAAAATGATAATTTTAGATGACAACAATTTATTTCTGAAAGCTGGTAAGGGAATATCAAGGATAAGAAGGACATATCAAAATGTGAAGATTATAAATATAAATTCCCAAAATACATTTAAAGTTATACTGCCACCTATTGATAAACTGTAA